The Streptomyces tendae genome has a window encoding:
- a CDS encoding SpoIIE family protein phosphatase, protein MRTGEPLPALGDVLAALGTGVWHWDTASGLVAVDAVAARLLGLPSEEATLTEAQVRARLHPVDWNEITGIVQLAVAEGTLAEVRIRIMDDQNQVVRVVRSRSKPSFDTERKSYVLTGTLQEVTEPAPGTPAARSAVTGDWRRSREAFLLDAGRALAEARSTQEVLRVAANLSMPGFTPDGLAVFGVEGDRLTIIGHHGHEPGADSPFYMPLDTDYPAAEVVRTGRAVYLSSPEQYRSRYPLTWPLAQRFGRQSWAFLPLTASGRTMGAWLAAFTYPVAFTPDERSVLTTVARMLAQALSRAGTAESEKALTEGLQRSMMPKLGPGIPGMDVTARYVPTGGGLQVGGDWYDVIPLPGGTSRTTSGGGRFALVIGDVQGHDVRAAGLMGQLRIALRAYASEGHRPDAVLARASRFLHGIGEDPTEMRFATCLYAEVDPGAGVLEVARAGHPDPVIRMADATVLTRPTAGGLPLGIDPDADYPTTRLVLEPGETLLICTDGLIETGGHDLDTGWQRLREILEQHRGTQEELADALVQAVHGPSSHHTTGPLADRREDDIALLLLTRQGDACGCGADETVPPPVRRTVLTVAQAEPERVGIARQQLRELLHDWPSDDQVDSAVLLLSEMLTNVLVHTDADALLLAEITDGGDGRRIRVEVTDTADDLPHPRRPGELASSGRGLLLIELLAHSWGVAPRGRGKSIWFELYERKDADGSG, encoded by the coding sequence ATGCGCACTGGTGAGCCCCTGCCCGCCCTGGGGGACGTCCTCGCCGCCCTCGGAACCGGCGTGTGGCACTGGGACACCGCATCCGGGCTGGTCGCGGTCGATGCCGTGGCGGCCCGGCTGCTCGGGTTGCCCTCCGAGGAGGCCACGCTCACGGAGGCGCAGGTCCGGGCCCGCCTCCACCCCGTCGACTGGAACGAGATCACCGGGATCGTCCAGCTGGCCGTCGCCGAGGGCACGCTCGCCGAGGTGCGCATCCGGATCATGGACGACCAGAACCAGGTCGTCCGGGTGGTACGCAGCCGCTCCAAGCCCTCCTTCGACACCGAGCGCAAGTCCTACGTGCTGACCGGCACCCTCCAGGAGGTGACCGAGCCGGCGCCGGGCACACCCGCCGCGCGCAGCGCGGTGACCGGTGACTGGCGGCGCTCCCGCGAGGCGTTCCTGCTGGACGCCGGCCGCGCCCTGGCGGAGGCCCGCTCGACGCAGGAGGTGCTGCGGGTCGCGGCCAACCTGTCGATGCCGGGGTTCACCCCGGACGGCCTGGCCGTGTTCGGCGTGGAGGGCGACCGGCTCACGATCATCGGCCACCACGGGCACGAGCCCGGCGCCGACAGCCCTTTCTACATGCCCCTGGACACGGACTATCCGGCCGCCGAGGTGGTCCGCACGGGCCGCGCGGTCTACCTCTCCTCCCCGGAGCAGTACAGGTCCCGCTACCCGCTCACCTGGCCGCTCGCCCAGCGCTTCGGCCGTCAGTCCTGGGCGTTCCTGCCGCTGACCGCGTCCGGCCGCACGATGGGCGCCTGGCTGGCCGCCTTCACCTACCCGGTCGCGTTCACCCCGGATGAGCGTTCCGTGCTGACCACGGTCGCCCGGATGCTGGCGCAGGCGCTGTCCCGCGCGGGCACCGCGGAGAGCGAGAAGGCGCTGACCGAGGGCCTGCAGCGTTCGATGATGCCGAAGCTCGGTCCGGGCATCCCCGGCATGGACGTCACCGCCCGCTACGTCCCGACCGGCGGCGGGCTCCAGGTCGGCGGCGACTGGTACGACGTGATCCCCCTGCCCGGCGGCACCTCCCGGACGACGTCCGGGGGAGGCCGGTTCGCGCTGGTCATCGGCGACGTACAGGGCCACGACGTACGGGCCGCGGGGCTGATGGGCCAGCTGCGGATAGCGCTGCGGGCGTACGCCTCGGAGGGCCACCGGCCGGACGCCGTGCTCGCGCGCGCCTCCCGCTTCCTGCACGGCATCGGCGAGGATCCGACCGAGATGCGCTTCGCGACCTGCCTGTACGCCGAGGTCGACCCGGGGGCCGGGGTCCTGGAGGTCGCCCGTGCCGGGCATCCCGATCCGGTCATCCGGATGGCCGACGCGACGGTGCTGACCCGGCCGACGGCCGGCGGACTGCCGCTGGGCATCGACCCGGACGCCGACTACCCGACCACCCGGCTGGTCCTGGAGCCCGGCGAAACCCTGCTGATCTGCACGGACGGGCTGATCGAGACCGGCGGCCACGACCTGGACACCGGCTGGCAGCGGCTGCGGGAGATCCTGGAACAGCACCGGGGCACCCAGGAGGAGCTGGCCGACGCCCTGGTCCAGGCGGTGCACGGCCCCTCCTCGCACCACACCACCGGCCCGCTGGCCGACCGCCGTGAGGACGACATCGCGCTGCTCCTGCTGACCCGGCAGGGCGACGCCTGCGGCTGCGGCGCGGACGAGACGGTGCCGCCTCCGGTGCGCCGTACGGTGCTCACGGTGGCGCAGGCCGAGCCGGAACGCGTGGGCATCGCCCGCCAGCAGCTGCGCGAGCTGCTGCACGACTGGCCCTCGGACGACCAGGTGGACTCGGCGGTGCTGCTGCTGTCGGAGATGCTGACCAACGTCCTCGTGCACACCGACGCCGACGCCCTGCTCCTCGCGGAGATCACGGACGGCGGCGACGGCCGCCGCATCCGGGTCGAGGTCACCGACACCGCCGACGACCTGCCGCATCCGCGCAGGCCGGGGGAGCTGGCGTCCTCGGGCCGGGGCCTGCTCCTCATCGAGCTCCTGGCCCACAGCTGGGGAGTCGCCCCCCGCGGCCGCGGCAAGAGCATCTGGTTCGAGCTCTACGAACGCAAGGACGCCGACGGATCCGGCTGA